The following are from one region of the Natronosporangium hydrolyticum genome:
- a CDS encoding lamin tail domain-containing protein: MRRTLVTAVTATLLVGGGAVHLASPAQAAVAAAPACSTNGSWQAGELNIYFFDVEQGDSQLIVGPTGRTMLIDLGERSWNAYHTTMAMRVAEEIRAICGIASGPVHLDYVMASHHHLDHVGYAGNPHDDGNIGNGFWQLLHPDHQAFTVGTVIDRDAGDWVDTNGDGTCEVGTSAEPSDEVVWHNAGTTSQTTRRLICWLYGPDGQRDRLHIEGRVLRLTNDDPWPSFDLGPGVTAEVLQANAKGVMQADGVTPVPGDHTTAAYPPSENDYSIALKVQYGQYRYATAGDLDGEYSISGFGYSYNDVEASVAEEFGDVDTMRVNHHGSGHSTSSYYTEVLAPESAVISCGNNSYGHPANRVLDELRTVVNGLGVGADIYLTNNPCAIDDRSGDPIDYTGVLNTEGDIALHTTGGGTGYTIHYDAGSNSYPAGLPPVDGGPTPTGEVLISELRLRGPGGANDEFVELRNTGTGSADISGWRLQGCAATSGAATNRATIPAGTVLPPGGYYLIARDTHYTGAATADLTFSAAIADEGGVRLVTASGGYVDGVGSAAPASSECREGAGLTFPTGDADVSFHRDGAGSVDTDDNAADFLGPAASQPTSSLGQAS, from the coding sequence ATGCGCCGCACCCTCGTCACCGCCGTCACCGCCACCCTGCTCGTCGGCGGTGGAGCGGTCCACCTCGCCAGCCCCGCGCAGGCCGCGGTCGCTGCCGCACCCGCCTGCTCGACCAACGGCAGCTGGCAAGCCGGTGAGCTGAACATCTACTTCTTCGACGTGGAGCAGGGCGACTCCCAGCTGATCGTCGGCCCCACCGGCCGGACCATGCTGATCGACCTCGGGGAGCGTTCCTGGAACGCTTACCACACCACGATGGCGATGCGGGTCGCCGAAGAGATCCGAGCGATCTGTGGCATCGCCAGCGGTCCGGTGCATCTGGACTATGTGATGGCCTCCCACCACCACCTCGACCACGTCGGCTACGCCGGCAACCCGCACGACGACGGCAACATCGGCAACGGCTTCTGGCAGCTGCTACACCCGGACCATCAGGCGTTCACCGTCGGCACGGTGATCGACCGGGATGCCGGCGACTGGGTGGACACCAACGGTGACGGCACATGTGAGGTCGGAACCTCGGCGGAGCCCTCCGACGAGGTGGTGTGGCACAACGCCGGCACCACCTCGCAGACCACCCGGCGGCTGATCTGCTGGCTCTACGGGCCGGATGGCCAGCGCGACCGGCTCCACATCGAAGGCCGGGTGCTCCGGCTGACCAACGACGACCCGTGGCCGTCGTTCGATCTCGGCCCCGGGGTCACCGCCGAGGTGCTGCAGGCCAACGCGAAAGGGGTCATGCAGGCCGACGGGGTCACCCCGGTGCCGGGCGACCACACCACCGCCGCCTACCCGCCCAGTGAGAACGACTACTCCATCGCGCTGAAGGTCCAGTACGGGCAGTACCGGTACGCCACCGCCGGCGACCTCGACGGGGAGTATTCGATCAGCGGCTTCGGGTACTCCTACAACGACGTCGAAGCATCGGTCGCCGAGGAGTTCGGCGACGTCGACACCATGCGGGTCAACCATCACGGCTCCGGGCACTCCACCTCCTCGTACTACACCGAGGTGCTCGCCCCCGAGAGCGCGGTGATCTCCTGCGGCAACAACTCGTACGGCCACCCCGCGAACCGGGTGCTCGACGAACTCCGCACCGTCGTCAACGGGCTCGGGGTCGGCGCCGACATCTACCTCACCAACAACCCGTGCGCCATCGACGACCGCAGCGGCGACCCGATCGACTACACCGGGGTGCTCAACACCGAAGGCGACATCGCCCTGCACACCACCGGCGGCGGCACCGGCTACACCATCCACTACGACGCCGGGTCCAACAGCTACCCCGCCGGCCTGCCACCGGTCGACGGCGGACCCACCCCCACCGGTGAGGTGCTCATCTCCGAGTTGCGGTTGCGCGGACCCGGCGGCGCCAACGACGAGTTCGTGGAGCTGCGCAACACCGGCACCGGCAGCGCCGACATCTCCGGGTGGCGGCTCCAAGGGTGCGCCGCCACCTCCGGCGCCGCGACCAACCGGGCCACCATCCCGGCCGGGACCGTGCTGCCCCCCGGCGGCTACTACCTGATCGCCCGGGACACCCACTACACCGGTGCCGCCACCGCCGACCTGACCTTCAGCGCCGCCATCGCCGACGAGGGCGGGGTACGGCTCGTCACCGCCAGCGGCGGGTACGTCGACGGGGTGGGGTCGGCGGCGCCGGCCAGCTCGGAGTGTCGGGAGGGGGCCGGGCTCACCTTCCCCACCGGCGACGCGGACGTCTCCTTCCACCGGGACGGTGCCGGGTCGGTCGACACCGACGACAACGCCGCCGACTTCCTCGGCCCCGCCGCGTCGCAGCCCACCAGCTCGCTGGGCCAGGCCAGCTGA
- a CDS encoding SAM-dependent methyltransferase encodes MSAHEDYGPKELDLEVPSAARAYDYLLGGSHNFKIDRDFANQVREHSPWTPNVTRLNRSFLGRVVRFCLDQGITQFLDLGSGIPTVGNVHEVAQQRVPDARVVYVDYEPVAYQHASAMLADNPNATIIQADIRDPEFILNHPETRELLDFSRPLGLLIVGVLLFIGPEDQPAELVRAYRERLAPGSYLAISHITGEHASPELQAQLAATVAAYREANEQLVIRDHAEISSWFAGMELVEPGVTFLPDWRPDTPDEAQDLARPLGYGGVARQP; translated from the coding sequence ATGAGCGCGCACGAAGACTACGGCCCGAAAGAGCTCGACCTCGAGGTGCCCAGCGCCGCCCGGGCGTACGACTACCTGCTCGGCGGCTCACACAATTTCAAGATCGATCGGGACTTCGCCAACCAGGTTCGCGAGCACTCCCCGTGGACTCCCAATGTGACCCGGTTGAACCGTTCGTTTCTGGGGCGGGTGGTCCGGTTCTGTCTCGACCAGGGGATCACCCAGTTCCTCGACCTGGGCTCCGGCATCCCCACTGTGGGCAACGTGCACGAGGTCGCCCAGCAGCGGGTCCCGGACGCCCGGGTCGTCTATGTGGACTATGAGCCGGTCGCCTATCAACACGCCAGCGCCATGCTGGCCGACAACCCGAACGCGACGATCATCCAGGCCGACATCCGCGATCCGGAGTTCATCCTCAACCATCCGGAGACCCGGGAGCTGCTCGACTTCTCCCGCCCGCTCGGGCTGCTGATCGTCGGCGTCCTGCTCTTCATCGGACCAGAGGACCAGCCGGCCGAGCTGGTGCGCGCGTACCGGGAACGGTTGGCGCCCGGCAGTTACCTGGCGATCTCGCACATCACCGGCGAGCACGCCTCGCCGGAGCTGCAGGCGCAGTTGGCGGCCACGGTCGCCGCCTACCGCGAAGCCAACGAGCAGCTGGTGATCCGCGACCATGCCGAGATCAGCTCCTGGTTCGCGGGGATGGAGCTGGTCGAGCCCGGAGTGACGTTCCTGCCGGACTGGCGACCGGACACACCGGACGAGGCGCAGGACCTGGCGCGCCCGCTGGGGTATGGCGGCGTCGCCCGGCAGCCGTAA
- a CDS encoding putative bifunctional diguanylate cyclase/phosphodiesterase: MTWADETVGAGANGFVAAWSASLYGAVYAPLSPDERFGLLSGLTSRLSEAAGRQPFPAELVRRVGADLVAAGFNSSEVLGRTITLLTTRFAADLGVTDPHRATEVAAALADGFASAMRDRALDEQEEVRAAAMRAQHRAEQALRASEAKFHHFATHDTVTGLPNRTMFTEQLRERIISARPETRAVVCCVGLDRFAAVNDSLGFRVGDRLLVAVADRLRALAATAGWVIARFEGDQFALLAEASRGSDDATKTADRIQSAMAAPFHIEDAELPMTASIGVVEGPIATAVAAELTRAAQMALHWAKADGRGRWRLYSQARAYEDTERYRLSAEIPRGLRRGEFDLDYQPLVALDTGHLVGVEALARWHHPNRGRLAANQFIGLAEHTGLVVPLGSQLLIQACREASTWPAGTGRPPYVSVNASAVELQQSSFVGHVAQVLDRSGLAPERLQIEITEHAIIDARDAPGTLAALVGLGVRIAVDDFGTGYSNLARLRDLPLHTLKLDATFVQNPQVRDDAGADPEEFMAAVVSFGHTLGLRVIAEGIETTEHAERMRAAGCDAGQGWLFGRPGPAEEVLPDPP; the protein is encoded by the coding sequence GTGACATGGGCCGACGAGACAGTTGGCGCGGGGGCGAATGGGTTCGTAGCGGCCTGGTCGGCGTCGTTGTATGGAGCCGTCTATGCCCCGCTCAGCCCGGATGAGCGGTTTGGGCTGTTGAGTGGGCTGACCTCCCGGTTGTCGGAGGCGGCCGGTCGGCAACCATTCCCCGCGGAGCTGGTGCGACGGGTGGGCGCCGACCTGGTGGCCGCCGGGTTCAACTCGTCGGAGGTGCTGGGCCGCACGATCACCCTGTTGACGACCCGGTTCGCCGCGGATCTCGGCGTGACCGATCCGCACCGGGCCACCGAGGTGGCGGCCGCGCTCGCCGACGGCTTCGCCTCGGCGATGCGGGACCGGGCGCTGGACGAGCAGGAGGAGGTCCGGGCGGCGGCGATGCGCGCGCAGCACCGCGCCGAGCAGGCGCTCCGGGCGAGCGAGGCGAAGTTCCACCACTTCGCCACGCATGACACGGTCACCGGCCTCCCCAACCGCACCATGTTCACCGAACAGCTGCGGGAACGGATCATCTCTGCCCGGCCGGAGACCCGGGCGGTGGTGTGCTGCGTGGGCCTGGACCGGTTCGCCGCGGTCAACGACAGCCTCGGTTTCCGGGTCGGCGACCGGCTGCTGGTGGCGGTCGCCGACCGGCTGCGCGCGCTCGCCGCCACCGCCGGCTGGGTGATCGCCCGGTTCGAGGGCGACCAGTTCGCGTTGCTCGCCGAGGCCAGCAGGGGCAGCGACGACGCTACCAAGACCGCCGACCGGATCCAGTCGGCGATGGCGGCGCCGTTCCACATCGAGGACGCCGAGTTGCCGATGACCGCGAGCATCGGCGTGGTCGAGGGTCCGATCGCGACTGCCGTCGCGGCCGAGTTGACCCGCGCCGCGCAGATGGCCCTGCACTGGGCCAAGGCCGACGGCCGGGGCCGCTGGCGGCTCTACTCCCAGGCCCGCGCCTATGAGGACACCGAACGTTACCGGCTCTCCGCCGAGATCCCCCGAGGGCTCCGGCGGGGCGAGTTCGACCTCGACTACCAGCCGCTGGTCGCGCTCGACACCGGCCACCTCGTCGGGGTGGAGGCGTTGGCCCGGTGGCATCACCCTAACCGGGGTCGGCTCGCCGCCAACCAGTTCATCGGTCTGGCTGAGCACACTGGGCTTGTCGTCCCACTCGGGAGCCAGCTCCTGATCCAGGCGTGCCGGGAGGCGAGCACCTGGCCCGCCGGCACCGGCCGGCCACCTTATGTGAGCGTGAACGCCTCCGCGGTGGAGCTGCAGCAGTCCAGCTTCGTCGGCCATGTGGCGCAGGTGCTCGACCGGTCCGGGTTGGCGCCGGAGCGGCTGCAGATCGAGATCACCGAGCACGCGATCATCGACGCGAGGGACGCTCCGGGGACGTTGGCGGCGTTGGTGGGCCTCGGGGTCCGGATCGCCGTCGACGACTTCGGCACCGGCTACTCCAACCTGGCGCGGCTGCGGGATCTGCCGTTGCACACCCTCAAACTCGACGCGACCTTTGTGCAGAACCCCCAGGTACGCGACGACGCGGGCGCCGATCCCGAGGAGTTCATGGCGGCCGTGGTCTCGTTCGGGCACACCTTGGGGCTCCGGGTCATCGCCGAGGGCATCGAGACCACCGAGCACGCCGAGCGGATGCGCGCCGCCGGGTGCGACGCCGGGCAGGGGTGGCTCTTCGGCCGGCCCGGGCCGGCCGAAGAGGTGCTGCCCGACCCGCCCTGA
- a CDS encoding VOC family protein: MFNSVTHSAIFVLDQDEAIEFYVGKLGLEVRSDVDLGFMRWLTIGVPGDAREILIEKAAPPAVSEEAAGQVRDLLTKGALGLGFILSTDDCRKTYEELSAKGVEFSQQPTEQPYGTDCAIRDPFGNHIRIGEPPAVEGEITAEVMKRWEEENG; encoded by the coding sequence ATGTTCAATTCTGTGACCCACTCAGCGATCTTTGTACTGGACCAGGACGAGGCGATCGAGTTCTACGTCGGCAAGCTCGGCCTGGAAGTCCGCAGCGACGTCGACCTCGGCTTCATGCGGTGGTTGACGATCGGGGTGCCCGGCGATGCGCGGGAGATCCTGATCGAGAAGGCCGCCCCGCCAGCGGTGAGCGAGGAAGCCGCCGGCCAGGTGCGGGATCTGTTGACCAAGGGAGCGCTCGGGCTCGGGTTCATCCTCAGCACCGACGACTGCCGCAAGACCTACGAGGAGCTGAGCGCCAAAGGGGTGGAGTTCAGCCAGCAGCCCACCGAACAGCCCTACGGCACCGACTGCGCCATTCGCGACCCGTTCGGCAACCACATCCGGATCGGCGAGCCGCCGGCCGTCGAAGGCGAGATCACCGCCGAGGTCATGAAGCGGTGGGAAGAAGAGAACGGCTGA
- a CDS encoding AraC family transcriptional regulator, with translation MTSDEASPRGRGQATERSNRWLLRARDAMDRDYAEPLDIPALARLAHVSEGYFIRSFQATFGETPHRYLQRRRVERAMALLRTSDRSVTEVSLAVGFNSLGTFSRTFHAIVGESPSAYRRGRVPQPVPSCFAMSWNRPATGLRIPDRQRSVSDKPASALKP, from the coding sequence GTGACCAGCGACGAAGCCAGCCCGCGCGGCCGGGGGCAGGCTACCGAGCGCAGCAACCGCTGGCTGCTGCGGGCGCGCGACGCGATGGACCGTGACTACGCCGAACCGCTCGACATCCCCGCGCTGGCCCGGCTGGCGCACGTGTCCGAGGGGTACTTCATCCGCAGCTTCCAGGCGACCTTCGGCGAGACCCCGCACCGCTATCTCCAGCGCCGCCGGGTCGAGCGGGCCATGGCCCTGCTGCGCACCTCCGACCGCAGCGTCACCGAGGTCAGCCTGGCGGTCGGCTTCAACAGCCTCGGCACGTTCAGCCGGACCTTTCACGCGATCGTCGGCGAGTCGCCGAGCGCCTACCGGCGCGGCCGGGTGCCGCAGCCGGTCCCGAGCTGCTTCGCCATGTCCTGGAACCGGCCCGCCACCGGCCTGCGGATCCCGGACCGCCAGCGGTCAGTTTCGGATAAGCCAGCGAGCGCGCTCAAGCCGTAG